A single Lolium perenne isolate Kyuss_39 chromosome 6, Kyuss_2.0, whole genome shotgun sequence DNA region contains:
- the LOC127309927 gene encoding F-box protein At2g26160-like has translation MTTDYWSDLPDDLLHLVYAKVGGLLHRVRFSAVCRSWRAAAAASRHPAPPALPWLILSSILRNDHRTRRVYCPAEDEAMRIQLPSENLVGKWFVGAHDGGWIAAVGFDLQLAIVNLFSGVEVEAPLPKQGTMSGRLVRKVVFSESPTSPGCILAAITHHHDNHDILLCKPGCPESGWTAYSTIGELLDIIFHNGHLYGLNLYGDLFRFEIGVNQDGWPMVTKQYLHAFEIGSSRVVNDDHCYVFVLEGKLAMAVRSKRSNIFRSDPFFTVFELGDEPAIGWLRKWEQVASLGDYSLFLGKTWSKAVSVPAGGCGAVQRNYIYVDDVVGGRGYRMQEDGGDGIKSPQSWILRGTWAWGETLTWILPPDF, from the coding sequence ATGACTACGGATTACTGGTCCGATCTCCCTGACGATCTCCTCCACCTGGTCTACGCCAAGGTTGGCGGCTTGCTCCACCGCGTCCGGTTCTCCGCCGTATGCAGATCGTGGCGAGCCGCCGCGGCTGCGTCGCGCCACCCGGCGCCGCCTGCCCTACCGTGGCtcatcctctcctccatattaCGGAACGACCACAGGACGAGGCGTGTATACTGCCCTGCAGAAGACGAGGCCATGCGCATCCAGCTCCCGAGCGAAAACTTGGTCGGCAAGTGGTTCGTGGGAGCTCACGACGGTGGCTGGATCGCCGCGGTAGGGTTCGACCTGCAGCTTGCGATCGTGAACCTCTTCTCCGGCGTTGAGGTCGAGGCGCCGCTTCCGAAACAGGGGACCATGTCTGGCAGGCTCGTCCGGAAGGTTGTCTTCTCGGAATCTCCAACCTCACCTGGATGCATCCTCGCGGCCATCACCCACCACCACGACAACCATGACATCCTGCTATGCAAGCCCGGTTGTCCGGAGAGCGGATGGACTGCATATTCCACGATAGGGGAGCTCCTGGACATCATATTCCACAATGGACATCTCTATGGCCTCAACCTCTACGGGGACCTGTTCAGGTTCGAAATAGGTGTGAACCAAGACGGCTGGCCGATGGTAACCAAACAATACCTGCACGCGTTTGAGATAGGTAGCTCCCGCGTGGTCAACGACGACCATTGCTACGTATTTGTTTTGGAAGGCAAGCTCGCAATGGCGGTGAGGAGTAAGCGATCTAACATATTCAGATCCGACCCTTTCTTCACGGTGTTTGAGCTTGGTGACGAACCGGCGATAGGGTGGCTTCGGAAGTGGGAGCAAGTAGCGAGCTTGGGAGACTACTCCCTGTTCTTAGGGAAAACGTGGTCGAAGGCGGTGTCCGTACCAGCAGGTGGGTGCGGTGCAGTGCAGAGAAACTACATCTATGTCGATGATGTGGTTGGTGGCCGGGGCTATCGCATGCAAGAAGACGGCGGTGATGGAATCAAATCGCCTCAATCTTGGATACTTCGTGGCACATGGGCTTGGGGTGAAACGTTAACGTGGATTCTTCCTCCTGATTTCTAA